In a single window of the Niabella ginsenosidivorans genome:
- a CDS encoding four helix bundle protein encodes MRNDKENVIVDKTISFSLAIIKYCEVLEQNRKYVIAKQLLRSATSIGANVFEAQNAESKADFIHKMKIAAKEGSETLYWLVLCERSEGYHFDAALKSAIEEIIRILSKIISSSKGKIPGFIWSVLYAFFKSSNYQIEQLNRKYGTLQYEPYFEGMETKKR; translated from the coding sequence ATGAGAAATGATAAAGAAAATGTGATTGTTGATAAAACAATCAGTTTTTCACTTGCAATAATTAAATATTGCGAAGTTCTTGAACAAAACAGGAAGTATGTGATTGCAAAGCAGTTGCTACGATCAGCAACATCAATAGGAGCAAACGTATTTGAGGCGCAAAATGCTGAAAGTAAGGCTGACTTTATTCACAAAATGAAAATTGCTGCAAAAGAGGGCAGTGAAACCTTGTATTGGCTGGTCTTATGCGAAAGAAGCGAAGGCTATCATTTTGATGCCGCACTAAAATCAGCTATTGAAGAAATTATACGAATTCTGTCAAAAATCATTTCTTCATCCAAAGGGAAAATACCCGGTTTTATTTGGTCTGTACTGTACGCATTTTTCAAATCTTCAAATTATCAAATTGAGCAATTAAATAGAAAATATGGAACATTACAATATGAACCTTACTTTGAAGGTATGGAAACAAAAAAACGCTGA
- a CDS encoding fumarate reductase/succinate dehydrogenase flavoprotein subunit, with protein sequence MLDSKIPAGKLENKWTDYKGHCKLVNPANKRKLEIIVVGTGLAGASAAASLGEQGYQVKAFCFQDSPRRAHSIAAQGGINAAKNYQNDGDSVFRLFYDTIKGGDYRSREANVHRLAEVSVNIIDQCVAQGVPFAREYGGLLNNRSFGGVQVKRTFYAAGQTGQQLLIGAYQALERQVSQGNVKMYNRHEMQDIVVIDGKARGIIARNLITGQLERFFGHAVVLATGGYGNVFYLSTNAMGSNVTAAWRAHKKGAYFANPCFTQIHPTCIPVSGDHQSKLTLMSESLRNDGRIWVPKKQNDTRKANDIPEDERDYYLERRYPAFGNLVPRDVASRAAKERCDAGYGVGTTKQAVYLDFKYNLINKYGRAEANKHGIQNPDTETLIRLGKEVVKEEYGNLFDMYEKITGENPYEVPMRIYPAVHYTMGGLWVDYELMTTVKGLFCLGEANFSDHGANRLGASALMQGLADGYFVIPYTIGNYLADEIAVKPIPVSDRSFVEAEAHVNERINRLMSIQGTQTVESFHKRLGKIMWEKCGMARNEEGLKEAIQEIRDLRTDFWKNVRIPGGIHEMNPELDKANRVADFLELGELMCMDALERRESCGGHFREESQTPDGEALRHDDEYMYVAAWKQTGENSWELEKEPLSYEVIKPTQRNYK encoded by the coding sequence ATGCTTGATTCAAAAATACCAGCCGGAAAATTAGAAAATAAATGGACCGATTATAAGGGACATTGCAAATTGGTAAATCCGGCTAATAAAAGGAAATTAGAAATCATTGTTGTAGGAACAGGGCTTGCAGGGGCTTCTGCCGCCGCCTCTTTGGGCGAGCAGGGCTACCAGGTAAAGGCATTCTGTTTTCAGGATTCCCCACGCCGCGCACACTCTATTGCCGCACAGGGGGGGATCAATGCAGCCAAGAACTACCAGAACGACGGGGACTCTGTTTTCCGTCTTTTTTATGATACGATAAAAGGCGGAGACTACCGTTCACGGGAAGCGAATGTACACCGCCTTGCGGAAGTAAGCGTGAACATTATTGACCAGTGTGTGGCACAGGGCGTTCCCTTTGCACGTGAATATGGAGGCTTATTAAATAACCGCTCCTTTGGCGGGGTACAGGTAAAAAGAACTTTTTATGCAGCAGGGCAAACCGGCCAGCAATTGCTGATTGGTGCCTACCAGGCTTTAGAGCGCCAGGTATCACAGGGAAATGTAAAAATGTACAATCGCCATGAAATGCAGGATATTGTTGTAATTGATGGCAAGGCCAGGGGCATTATTGCGCGCAACTTAATTACCGGCCAGCTGGAACGTTTCTTTGGGCATGCAGTAGTGCTGGCAACCGGCGGGTATGGAAACGTGTTCTATCTTTCTACCAATGCCATGGGCAGCAATGTTACTGCCGCATGGAGGGCACATAAAAAAGGAGCCTATTTTGCAAACCCTTGTTTCACACAGATCCACCCTACCTGCATTCCTGTTTCCGGCGACCACCAGAGCAAGCTGACGCTGATGTCTGAATCCCTGAGAAATGACGGGCGCATCTGGGTGCCTAAAAAGCAGAATGATACCCGTAAAGCCAATGATATACCGGAAGATGAACGGGACTATTACCTGGAAAGAAGGTACCCGGCCTTTGGAAACCTGGTGCCCAGGGATGTGGCATCCCGCGCTGCAAAGGAGCGTTGTGATGCGGGCTATGGTGTGGGTACGACCAAACAGGCGGTTTACCTCGATTTCAAATACAACCTGATCAACAAATACGGCCGTGCCGAAGCCAATAAGCACGGTATACAGAATCCTGATACCGAAACATTGATCCGCCTGGGCAAGGAGGTTGTAAAGGAAGAATACGGGAACCTGTTTGATATGTATGAAAAAATTACAGGTGAGAACCCTTATGAGGTTCCGATGCGCATATACCCTGCAGTGCACTATACAATGGGGGGCCTTTGGGTAGACTATGAGCTGATGACTACAGTAAAAGGGCTGTTTTGCCTGGGCGAAGCCAATTTCAGCGATCACGGCGCCAACCGTTTGGGCGCTTCTGCGCTGATGCAGGGACTGGCGGATGGTTATTTTGTAATTCCCTATACTATTGGCAATTACCTGGCTGATGAAATAGCAGTGAAACCCATCCCCGTTTCTGACCGCTCTTTTGTTGAAGCAGAAGCACATGTAAATGAGCGCATTAACCGTTTAATGAGCATCCAGGGCACACAAACCGTAGAAAGCTTCCACAAACGTCTGGGAAAAATAATGTGGGAAAAATGCGGCATGGCGCGTAATGAAGAGGGACTTAAAGAAGCCATCCAGGAAATAAGAGACCTGAGGACCGATTTCTGGAAAAACGTGCGGATACCCGGCGGCATCCATGAAATGAACCCTGAGCTGGATAAAGCAAACCGTGTAGCCGATTTCCTGGAGCTGGGAGAACTGATGTGCATGGATGCGCTGGAACGCAGGGAAAGCTGTGGCGGCCACTTCCGCGAAGAAAGCCAGACACCGGATGGGGAAGCGCTGCGTCATGACGATGAATACATGTATGTAGCTGCCTGGAAACAAACAGGTGAAAACAGCTGGGAGCTGGAAAAAGAGCCGTTGAGCTATGAGGTGATCAAGCCTACGCAACGGAATTATAAATAA
- a CDS encoding succinate dehydrogenase cytochrome b subunit, producing the protein MNWSQLFTSAVGKKITMALSGIFLILFLIVHAGLNACIWANDGGVMFNEAAHFMGATVVPRVLEIGLFVFFLIHIIQGIVLEIQNRSKRGIGYAVKMGNRGSTWNSRAMGILGALVLIFLVIHLSDFWFPSRFGGLESMYIDTASNQIVPPGTAGGKEYHDLYGEMQHQFTQYPWIIIVYEVGVIALFWHLVHGFQSAFRTLGLTNHKYINLIKGTGVVYSVIICLAFMLMPLSFYFGWIH; encoded by the coding sequence ATGAACTGGTCTCAACTTTTTACTTCCGCGGTGGGTAAGAAAATTACCATGGCCCTGTCGGGAATTTTTTTAATCCTTTTCTTAATTGTTCATGCCGGATTAAATGCTTGTATATGGGCAAATGACGGTGGTGTTATGTTTAATGAAGCAGCTCATTTTATGGGCGCAACCGTGGTGCCCCGTGTACTGGAGATCGGCCTTTTTGTATTTTTTCTGATCCATATTATCCAGGGCATTGTTCTGGAAATTCAAAACCGCAGCAAACGGGGTATTGGCTATGCCGTTAAAATGGGCAACCGGGGCAGTACCTGGAACAGCCGTGCAATGGGCATTTTAGGTGCGCTTGTGTTGATTTTCCTGGTGATCCACCTCAGCGATTTCTGGTTTCCCAGCCGTTTTGGCGGACTGGAATCGATGTACATCGATACAGCTTCCAACCAGATTGTTCCGCCCGGAACTGCCGGAGGTAAGGAATACCACGACCTTTACGGCGAAATGCAGCATCAGTTTACACAATACCCCTGGATCATTATTGTTTATGAAGTGGGTGTTATTGCGCTTTTCTGGCACCTGGTACACGGATTCCAGAGCGCGTTCAGAACATTGGGGCTGACCAATCATAAATATATTAACCTGATCAAAGGAACAGGTGTTGTTTACTCCGTAATCATCTGCCTGGCATTTATGCTGATGCCGCTAAGCTTTTATTTCGGATGGATCCATTAA
- a CDS encoding trimeric intracellular cation channel family protein, giving the protein MFSSTSGIIELLGTIAFAISGTFSAMQRKLDAFGVLIIAFVTSIGGGTIRDLLIGDVPVAWMRDVQVCLVILATSVAGIIFKTYIRKLKVTLFLFDSLGLGLFTVVGLQKGINFGLNPGICIALGTITGCFGGITRDILLNTIPLIFRREIYATVCIFGGLVYFLLLHLEVNVDICKFIVIALIFVTRIIVVQKNLSLPKINY; this is encoded by the coding sequence ATGTTTTCCAGTACATCAGGAATTATTGAGCTATTGGGCACTATTGCGTTTGCGATTTCCGGAACCTTTTCTGCTATGCAGCGTAAGCTGGATGCTTTTGGGGTGTTGATCATTGCTTTTGTAACATCAATAGGCGGCGGAACGATACGGGATCTGCTGATTGGCGATGTGCCGGTAGCCTGGATGCGCGATGTGCAGGTTTGCCTGGTGATCCTGGCTACTTCTGTAGCCGGAATTATTTTTAAGACCTATATCCGGAAGCTGAAAGTAACCCTTTTTTTATTTGACAGCCTAGGGCTGGGGCTTTTTACAGTGGTGGGGTTACAAAAGGGGATCAATTTCGGGCTGAACCCCGGTATCTGCATTGCATTGGGTACTATTACCGGTTGCTTTGGCGGTATTACGCGGGATATTCTCCTGAACACCATACCGCTGATCTTCAGGAGGGAGATCTATGCAACGGTTTGTATCTTCGGAGGATTGGTTTATTTTTTACTGCTGCACCTGGAGGTGAATGTAGACATCTGTAAGTTCATTGTGATTGCGCTCATTTTTGTTACAAGGATTATTGTTGTGCAAAAAAATCTTTCATTGCCAAAGATCAATTATTAA
- a CDS encoding TonB-dependent receptor produces the protein MNKHCFQYLFLLLLLSFISANDLIAQNSGSSISGFVFNDSNQVLPAATIMVKNTNTGFTTNTAANNNGYFNLSDLPVGTYDIIVSQVGYQPTTILKNVLNLGDHLVLRRVVLSEKVSELSNVTVVSSSFNNSIDRLGTATAISSRTMQKLPLASRNYTELTSLSPLASGSSLAGAKAGGTGYMLDGVSNRRATFGGVTDAAFSISSETIREFEVSTNDYDVTNGRGSGGVVKAITKSGTNTFSGSVWGYYGANALAAKKDIYGHTLNSKYKMDQFGALFSGPVIKDKLHFLVAYDQYTNTIPFSAYDFNTAGATQEQAEKNLKITRENMEKIVSIMQQQFGFPVGQEYGTINIKQTTRNVFAKFDYNINARNLLTLKYNYLHFVDPNKLKSNGLLSTQYTGIEEDHAAMLSLRTEVSSTSYNDLKLNYSTYRKFLHFLYNRVPEGFVTVGSTFSDGSTDTRTVAFGNQNWVPETDASNVIQLVDNYYFKKGNVDFVIGTDNNINHITDQLTHDQQGQFYYASIDSMQKNLPYEFNRKIPLNGNNPPVSVPLFEFGLYVQMQTNLRPNLNFSAGIRWDGTLIGNKPAYNEQLDKDLGVRTDVRPFDAKNVQPRINLIWDIHNNGRDIFKFGAGLFASEFTTQPLTFAHIDNGVNYRQVDIRQNVPVPDWAAYQSDFDLVPGVDYYNSLPSSGKQPATVLVLDKNLKNPLTFKTNISFYHYFNDWLRAGINGYFNNTWDNFYLYDLNLKSQPEFVTNEGREVYVPAGTLTNTSSTSFIPILQNSRKSANFNQVRYFTNASWASKYLGFMIEAAARIGKDGSFSLSYARGKATGTPPYDNGDPRNANFSVGPSYWNYGEYGKNWYSDGDQPNKLVALFLSPTFYGFSISSSFQLFQNARYTVNINKDIIGEGNDGTSLAYIYDPNDPATPDAIKKDMNSLLEKTSPEFRKFLEHNFGKFAAYNGGLQPWRSIWNMSIAKEFKIAQTHKIALRADIFNVLNLLNHEWGGYSQIVNTTLYNVTGFDQQTQSYIYSVNQNAGTKTKTASPYYSVQFGIKYSF, from the coding sequence ATGAACAAACATTGCTTTCAATACCTGTTCTTATTACTATTATTATCTTTTATTTCTGCAAATGACCTGATTGCCCAAAACAGCGGTTCATCTATTAGCGGCTTTGTTTTTAATGACAGCAACCAGGTGCTTCCGGCCGCCACCATTATGGTAAAAAACACCAATACCGGTTTTACCACGAATACAGCAGCCAACAATAACGGGTATTTTAACCTGTCTGACCTGCCGGTCGGCACCTATGATATCATAGTATCGCAGGTTGGATATCAGCCTACAACAATATTAAAGAACGTACTGAACCTTGGAGACCACCTGGTGCTTCGAAGAGTGGTATTAAGTGAAAAGGTAAGTGAATTAAGCAATGTAACAGTAGTTTCAAGCAGCTTTAACAATAGTATTGACCGGTTGGGAACCGCTACGGCGATCAGTTCCAGGACCATGCAAAAGTTGCCTTTAGCAAGCCGGAATTATACAGAGCTTACCAGTTTATCGCCGTTGGCCAGCGGCTCGTCATTAGCCGGCGCAAAAGCAGGAGGAACAGGGTATATGCTGGATGGGGTAAGCAACCGGCGTGCAACTTTTGGGGGCGTAACGGATGCAGCATTTTCCATATCCTCGGAAACCATCAGGGAATTTGAAGTGTCAACAAATGATTATGATGTAACCAACGGGCGCGGTTCCGGGGGTGTGGTGAAAGCCATTACAAAATCAGGCACCAATACCTTTTCCGGATCCGTGTGGGGCTATTACGGGGCAAATGCTTTAGCGGCAAAGAAAGACATTTACGGGCACACGCTCAACAGTAAATATAAGATGGATCAGTTCGGTGCCTTATTCAGCGGCCCAGTAATTAAAGATAAACTGCATTTTCTGGTAGCCTATGATCAATACACGAATACGATCCCGTTTAGCGCTTATGATTTTAATACAGCCGGAGCAACACAGGAGCAGGCAGAAAAAAACCTGAAAATTACCAGGGAAAATATGGAGAAGATTGTGTCCATTATGCAGCAGCAGTTTGGATTTCCCGTGGGCCAGGAGTATGGCACCATTAATATTAAACAGACTACAAGAAATGTGTTTGCCAAGTTTGATTATAATATCAATGCAAGAAACCTGCTGACCCTGAAATACAATTACCTGCATTTTGTAGACCCCAATAAATTAAAATCCAACGGGCTGCTTTCCACGCAATATACCGGTATTGAAGAAGATCATGCAGCAATGCTCAGCTTAAGAACAGAGGTTTCTTCTACATCTTATAATGACCTGAAACTGAACTACAGTACCTACCGGAAGTTTCTGCACTTCCTGTACAACCGCGTTCCGGAAGGCTTTGTAACCGTTGGTTCCACATTCAGCGACGGTAGTACGGATACACGCACCGTAGCTTTTGGTAACCAGAACTGGGTGCCGGAAACAGACGCTTCCAATGTGATTCAACTGGTGGATAATTATTACTTTAAAAAAGGAAATGTTGATTTTGTCATTGGTACGGATAACAATATTAACCATATTACTGATCAACTGACACATGATCAGCAGGGACAGTTTTATTACGCAAGTATTGATAGTATGCAAAAGAACCTGCCGTATGAGTTCAACCGTAAAATTCCCCTGAATGGCAATAATCCCCCGGTAAGCGTGCCCCTGTTTGAGTTTGGTTTGTATGTGCAAATGCAAACAAATCTACGCCCTAACCTGAATTTTTCTGCCGGTATCCGCTGGGATGGAACGCTGATCGGCAATAAACCTGCTTATAATGAACAATTGGATAAAGACCTGGGAGTGCGCACAGATGTGCGGCCGTTTGATGCAAAAAATGTTCAGCCCCGTATCAACCTGATCTGGGATATTCATAATAATGGCAGGGATATTTTTAAGTTTGGCGCAGGGCTCTTTGCCTCTGAATTTACCACCCAGCCATTAACATTTGCCCATATTGATAATGGAGTAAACTATCGGCAGGTAGATATCCGCCAGAATGTTCCTGTACCGGACTGGGCTGCTTACCAGTCTGACTTTGATCTGGTACCCGGGGTAGACTATTATAATTCCCTGCCTTCATCGGGCAAGCAACCGGCAACGGTGCTGGTGCTTGATAAGAACCTGAAAAACCCGCTTACTTTTAAAACCAACATCAGTTTCTATCATTACTTTAATGACTGGCTGCGCGCCGGTATCAATGGTTACTTTAATAATACCTGGGATAATTTTTATTTATACGACCTGAACCTGAAATCCCAGCCTGAATTTGTTACCAATGAAGGGCGGGAAGTGTATGTGCCGGCGGGCACGCTGACCAACACCTCCAGCACCAGCTTTATTCCTATTTTACAAAATTCAAGAAAGAGTGCCAATTTTAACCAGGTCCGTTATTTTACCAACGCCTCATGGGCATCCAAATACCTTGGGTTTATGATAGAAGCTGCGGCAAGGATCGGTAAAGACGGATCGTTCAGCCTTTCTTATGCCAGGGGAAAAGCTACGGGTACTCCCCCCTATGATAACGGTGATCCGCGGAACGCCAATTTTAGTGTAGGACCTTCTTACTGGAATTATGGCGAATACGGGAAGAACTGGTACAGCGATGGGGACCAGCCCAATAAACTGGTGGCATTGTTCCTGAGCCCTACATTTTATGGCTTTAGCATCAGCTCTTCATTCCAGCTGTTCCAGAATGCAAGATACACGGTCAATATTAATAAGGATATTATAGGGGAAGGCAATGACGGAACAAGCCTGGCCTATATATATGATCCGAATGATCCGGCAACCCCGGATGCTATTAAAAAGGATATGAACAGTCTTCTGGAGAAAACGAGCCCGGAATTCAGGAAATTCCTTGAACACAACTTTGGAAAATTTGCCGCCTATAACGGGGGCCTCCAGCCCTGGCGGTCTATCTGGAATATGAGTATTGCAAAGGAGTTCAAAATAGCTCAAACACATAAAATTGCCTTACGGGCAGATATTTTTAATGTGCTGAACCTGCTGAACCATGAATGGGGCGGTTACAGCCAGATTGTAAATACAACGCTTTATAATGTTACCGGTTTTGACCAGCAAACACAATCGTATATATACAGCGTTAATCAAAATGCAGGGACAAAGACGAAGACTGCCAGCCCTTATTATTCTGTACAGTTTGGTATAAAGTACTCCTTTTAA
- a CDS encoding succinate dehydrogenase/fumarate reductase iron-sulfur subunit: MEHYNMNLTLKVWKQKNAETGGKFETYKVSNISSEMSFLEMFDVLNEQLVREGKEPVAFDHDCREGICGMCSMYINGRPHGPWHGTTTCQLHMRAFKDGDTIVVEPWRAKAFPVVKDLIVDRSAFDRIIQAGGYISVNTGNAQDGNNIPIPKENADKAFAAAACIGCGACVAACKNASALLFLSAKVSHLALLPQGETERKQRALNMVAQMDKEGFGACTNTGACEAVCPKEIEITNIARLNREYLMAGLASDTKEQ, encoded by the coding sequence ATGGAACATTACAATATGAACCTTACTTTGAAGGTATGGAAACAAAAAAACGCTGAAACCGGCGGAAAGTTCGAGACCTACAAAGTATCCAATATCTCATCGGAAATGTCGTTCCTGGAAATGTTTGATGTGTTGAACGAACAACTGGTGCGTGAAGGGAAAGAACCCGTAGCGTTTGACCATGACTGCCGCGAGGGTATTTGCGGAATGTGCTCCATGTATATTAACGGGCGCCCCCATGGCCCCTGGCACGGAACCACTACCTGCCAGCTGCACATGCGTGCTTTTAAAGATGGAGATACAATTGTTGTTGAGCCCTGGCGCGCCAAAGCATTCCCAGTAGTAAAAGACCTGATCGTAGACCGCAGCGCGTTTGACCGCATCATACAGGCGGGTGGTTATATTTCTGTGAACACCGGCAACGCCCAGGATGGTAATAATATACCTATTCCAAAGGAAAACGCAGATAAGGCCTTTGCCGCTGCTGCCTGTATTGGGTGCGGTGCCTGTGTGGCGGCCTGTAAAAATGCGTCGGCATTGCTCTTCCTGTCTGCAAAGGTTTCCCACCTGGCCCTGTTACCGCAGGGAGAAACTGAAAGAAAACAAAGAGCTTTGAACATGGTGGCTCAAATGGATAAAGAAGGGTTTGGGGCCTGCACCAATACCGGTGCCTGCGAAGCGGTTTGCCCCAAGGAAATCGAGATCACTAATATTGCCCGCCTGAACAGGGAATACCTGATGGCTGGCCTGGCCTCAGATACAAAAGAACAATGA
- a CDS encoding tetratricopeptide repeat protein, producing MNNIVIYEKYFNNSVQPDPGLLSQLNEKNIRVQENWFRGLALLEQLISEYREGAPKEQLTSLFDLLFYDGADHTASVYLDDEAYQWFFKKMTEILGRLAALCPEAGLELAIAYVLARREYRDLQKSEQWFRQAITAGVEAAAPVYCYYQYAGLLPGADKEKALVAIKELAEKDNPWGIIYYNYYLIWFSPEATLTEPFYALKEHPDKKIRKNYYHALQGYYGRKEEKEKQLEILKEGIEKYNSSYCRLVLTDVQWPDAGSDEEKEALLGAIKKAYDLGAIDGAVSLGLRYLPQQPQSAQDFDKAVCWLKQAWKYGNSYTAYRLAYLYLYNEWIKDIPAGLALMKAAKEAGSIDAAIEWAEMHLEGTVTPVNKETAYATFTELHQKEIPYATYRLGNFYEYGEPDMGIAADLTKALEHYKQAADKNLPVAQYNTGRFLKYGFDDTPADMPAALSYFTKAAAGNNAQAYVELGLYEESGGRQDYAKAFEYFSRAAAIGYPYANYLKGLYLEFDYHRSGQKDPAGAFACYEYAAGYNEINAVYELGRCYKFGVGTEQNYDKGFEYLKKAADAGYPKALAELALSYERAEGVAEDREKAVGYMEKAAQQNYVYAQYAVGRYYLHGYAQPDAEKGREWLEKAAEQEHPYALLELGDYYLFDYNRLEQYDKAIDYYKRAKEQQVFSDGLGLCYEYGIGTEASPATAFNEYTLAAEYGNTNAKYRLGKCYYDGYGTDKNLEASFRWFSESANEGNDNAKVALGRQYLKGEGVQQQPGKAVELFKNAANNELANAQFELANCYLMGEGVDEDEDQALYWFEKAAENGHEGAKKITGKRR from the coding sequence ATGAATAATATTGTAATTTATGAAAAGTACTTTAATAATAGTGTCCAGCCTGATCCCGGTCTTTTAAGCCAGCTGAATGAGAAGAATATCCGGGTGCAGGAAAACTGGTTCCGGGGGCTTGCTTTGTTGGAGCAACTGATCAGTGAGTACCGGGAGGGAGCGCCCAAAGAGCAACTGACCAGTTTATTTGACCTGCTGTTTTATGACGGGGCGGATCATACCGCCAGCGTTTACCTGGATGATGAAGCCTATCAATGGTTTTTTAAAAAAATGACTGAAATATTGGGCAGGTTGGCTGCCCTGTGCCCTGAAGCGGGCCTGGAACTGGCAATTGCATATGTACTTGCAAGAAGAGAATACCGTGATCTGCAGAAATCAGAACAATGGTTCCGGCAGGCAATAACAGCAGGTGTTGAAGCAGCCGCTCCTGTATACTGTTATTATCAGTATGCAGGATTGCTGCCGGGCGCCGATAAAGAAAAGGCGCTTGTAGCAATTAAGGAGCTGGCAGAAAAGGACAACCCCTGGGGAATTATTTACTATAACTATTATCTTATATGGTTTAGCCCCGAGGCAACCCTGACGGAACCATTTTACGCGCTGAAAGAGCATCCGGATAAAAAGATCCGCAAAAATTATTATCATGCTTTGCAGGGTTATTACGGGAGGAAGGAGGAAAAGGAAAAACAGCTGGAAATACTAAAAGAAGGAATTGAAAAATATAACTCTTCTTATTGCCGGTTGGTGCTGACGGATGTGCAATGGCCCGACGCAGGATCAGACGAAGAAAAAGAGGCTTTGCTTGGTGCTATAAAAAAAGCATATGATCTCGGGGCAATAGACGGCGCTGTAAGCCTGGGCTTAAGGTATCTGCCGCAGCAGCCGCAGTCTGCACAGGATTTTGATAAAGCGGTCTGCTGGCTGAAGCAGGCCTGGAAGTATGGGAACAGCTATACTGCCTACCGGCTGGCTTACCTGTATTTGTACAATGAATGGATAAAAGATATTCCCGCAGGATTGGCCTTAATGAAAGCGGCAAAGGAAGCCGGTAGTATTGATGCGGCTATTGAATGGGCCGAAATGCATCTGGAAGGCACGGTAACGCCCGTTAATAAAGAAACTGCATATGCCACTTTTACGGAGCTGCATCAGAAGGAGATTCCCTATGCAACCTACCGCCTGGGTAATTTTTATGAATATGGCGAGCCGGATATGGGCATTGCAGCGGATCTTACAAAGGCATTGGAGCATTACAAACAGGCGGCTGACAAAAACCTGCCGGTGGCACAATATAATACCGGCCGGTTTTTAAAATACGGCTTTGATGATACACCTGCGGATATGCCCGCAGCGCTTTCTTATTTTACAAAGGCTGCAGCGGGCAATAACGCACAGGCTTATGTGGAATTGGGTCTTTATGAAGAATCAGGCGGGCGGCAGGATTATGCAAAAGCCTTTGAGTATTTCAGCAGGGCAGCGGCAATAGGATACCCTTATGCCAATTACCTGAAGGGCCTGTACCTTGAGTTTGACTATCACCGGTCCGGACAAAAAGACCCTGCCGGGGCATTTGCCTGTTATGAATATGCAGCTGGTTATAACGAAATAAATGCGGTTTATGAGCTGGGGCGTTGTTATAAATTCGGCGTGGGTACAGAGCAGAATTATGATAAAGGGTTTGAATATTTAAAGAAAGCAGCTGATGCCGGTTATCCCAAAGCACTGGCCGAACTGGCTTTGAGCTATGAACGTGCAGAAGGGGTTGCGGAAGACCGGGAAAAAGCGGTCGGATATATGGAAAAAGCGGCTCAGCAGAACTATGTATATGCTCAGTATGCCGTAGGACGTTATTATTTACATGGCTATGCGCAGCCTGATGCTGAAAAAGGACGGGAATGGCTGGAAAAAGCGGCTGAACAGGAGCATCCGTATGCGCTGCTGGAACTGGGAGATTATTACCTGTTTGATTATAACCGCCTGGAACAATACGATAAAGCAATTGATTATTATAAAAGGGCAAAAGAACAGCAGGTCTTTTCTGATGGATTGGGCCTGTGTTATGAATACGGCATTGGAACAGAAGCTTCCCCGGCTACAGCTTTTAATGAATATACATTAGCAGCGGAATACGGGAACACGAATGCGAAATACCGCCTGGGAAAATGTTATTATGATGGTTATGGAACCGACAAAAACCTGGAAGCGTCTTTCCGGTGGTTCAGCGAGAGCGCCAATGAAGGGAATGATAACGCAAAGGTTGCCTTGGGGCGGCAATATTTAAAAGGGGAGGGAGTGCAGCAGCAACCGGGAAAGGCGGTGGAATTATTTAAAAACGCCGCTAACAATGAACTGGCCAATGCCCAGTTTGAACTGGCCAATTGCTACCTGATGGGAGAGGGGGTTGATGAAGATGAAGACCAGGCCCTGTACTGGTTTGAAAAGGCTGCTGAAAACGGGCACGAAGGCGCAAAAAAAATAACAGGTAAAAGAAGATAG